Proteins co-encoded in one Kribbella solani genomic window:
- a CDS encoding sigma-70 family RNA polymerase sigma factor: MGDTPGPHDAETLVRTLYAEHGRSLLAYAVRLTGDRAAAEDVVQETLLRAWKHAADLLSGTGSVRGWLLTVARNIVTDRARARASRPVEVADVADKPPVAGDHSESVVNTMVVMDALDKLSPEHREVLVELYYRGRTVVEAAKELGVPPGTVKSRSYYALRALRAVMAEEEAEVSG, from the coding sequence GTGGGTGACACCCCGGGGCCGCACGACGCCGAGACGCTGGTCCGCACGCTGTACGCCGAGCACGGCCGCAGCCTGCTGGCGTACGCGGTCCGCCTGACCGGTGATCGCGCCGCGGCGGAGGACGTCGTACAAGAGACCCTGCTGCGGGCCTGGAAGCACGCTGCCGACCTGTTGTCCGGCACCGGGTCGGTCCGGGGCTGGCTGCTCACGGTGGCGCGCAACATCGTCACCGACCGCGCCCGGGCGCGTGCGTCCCGTCCGGTCGAGGTGGCGGACGTAGCGGACAAGCCGCCGGTGGCAGGAGACCACTCCGAGTCCGTGGTGAACACCATGGTGGTGATGGATGCCTTGGACAAGCTTTCGCCGGAACACCGCGAGGTACTGGTGGAGCTGTACTACCGCGGGCGGACCGTCGTCGAAGCAGCCAAAGAGCTCGGTGTTCCGCCGGGTACGGTGAAGTCGCGTTCGTACTATGCCCTCCGAGCGCTCCGCGCGGTGATGGCTGAGGAAGAGGCGGAGGTGTCCGGATGA
- a CDS encoding BlaI/MecI/CopY family transcriptional regulator gives MASEEKVQPQAPRPLGDLERLVMEQLWAAPAALTVREVHEQLSGTRELAYTTVMTVLDRLAKKKLTERERDGKAWRYRAAAPREELAADLMRDALDRAGDRREALVRFVGQVSDEEAALLREALSRLDAQEQSG, from the coding sequence GAGGAGAAGGTTCAGCCGCAGGCACCGCGGCCACTGGGTGACCTGGAGCGGCTGGTGATGGAGCAGCTCTGGGCGGCACCGGCCGCGCTGACCGTGCGCGAGGTGCACGAGCAGCTGTCCGGCACGCGCGAGCTGGCGTACACCACCGTGATGACCGTGCTGGACCGGCTGGCCAAGAAGAAGCTGACCGAGCGGGAGCGCGACGGCAAAGCCTGGCGGTACCGTGCGGCCGCGCCGCGGGAGGAGCTGGCCGCCGACCTGATGCGGGACGCGCTGGACCGTGCTGGTGATCGCCGGGAGGCGTTGGTCCGGTTCGTCGGTCAGGTGTCCGACGAGGAGGCGGCTCTACTGCGTGAGGCCCTGTCGCGGCTGGACGCTCAGGAGCAGTCGGGGTGA
- the smc gene encoding chromosome segregation protein SMC codes for MYLKSMTLRGFKSFASATTMNFEPGITCIVGPNGSGKSNVVDALAWVMGEQGAKSLRGGKMEDVIFAGTSGRSPLGRAEVVLTIDNTDGALPIEYAEVTISRTMFRNGGSDYQINGQNCRLLDVQELLSDSGIGREMHVIVGQGQLDSILRATPEGRRGFVEEAAGVLKHRKRKEKAIRKLEATEGNLHRLGDLIQEIRRQLKPLGRQAEVARRAVTIQAEVRDGRARLLADDIVQAQSALEAELRDEAALTQRRTETEEQLRAARELEAELEDALREDAPALQAAQDTWYQLSGFGEKIKGTARIAADRIRSLNDEAEEPRPGRDPEELELEAARVRETEAQIEAEVEAHSELLAESVERRQQLESQEAEEERRISALIRAAADRREGLARLTGQVNALKSRAAAAESEIGRLANNRREAEERAAKAQHDFTALETQVAGLDAGEKGLDEEYEGAQAVLDELDERLAKLRAEERDAERERTGLAARKEALELGLNRKDGAGALLAASEQINGLMGSVAALLSVRTGYETAIAAALGEAADAVAVTHTDAALQAVSHLKEHDLGRAGMLLGDAPADDYALWPALPYGASYAVDVVDCPENLRPALRRLLRKVAVVDDVDAARSLLRNLPDLMCTTRVGDVLGAHFAYGGSDAAPSLIEVQSAVDEAAEKLTEATARSERLRFELQGLEAERARQKESVEITLARLHESDASMAAVAEQLGHFGSLAKASRGEAERMAEAIAAAEAERDKNLSGLAELEERLMDAEAFDDDGDEPDTSERDRLADAAKAGRAAEMEARLALRTTEERARALSGRADSLERAARQEREARARAIARAARRARQAEAAQAVHLAAGHVLARLESSLQLAAAERATIQAQRADREQALAQARSTTRNLSSELEQLTNTVHRDALARAEQKMRLEQLYEKALGELGIEVDALVTEYGPDQLVPPVPTPGEEPEQAEGEPFNRTKVEKRLKQAERALNQLGKINPLALEEFEAMEERHRFLSEQLDDLKKSRRDLMDIVKEVDDRVEQVFTQAYQDVEVAFEHVFSRLFPGGEGRLVLTDPDNMLTTGIDVEARPPGKKVKRLSLLSGGERSLVAVAFLVALFKARPSPFYILDEVEAALDDTNLGRLLEIYEELRENSQLLVITHQKRTMEVADALYGVTMRGDGVSAVISQRIREPEPV; via the coding sequence TTGTACCTGAAGAGCATGACGCTCCGGGGCTTCAAGTCGTTCGCGTCCGCGACGACGATGAACTTCGAACCAGGCATCACCTGCATCGTCGGGCCGAACGGTTCCGGCAAGTCCAACGTGGTCGACGCGCTGGCCTGGGTGATGGGTGAGCAGGGTGCCAAGTCGCTGCGTGGCGGCAAGATGGAGGACGTCATCTTCGCCGGTACGTCCGGCCGGTCGCCGCTCGGCCGGGCCGAGGTCGTGCTGACCATCGACAACACCGACGGCGCGCTGCCGATCGAGTACGCCGAGGTGACGATCAGCCGGACGATGTTCCGCAACGGCGGGTCCGACTACCAGATCAACGGCCAGAACTGCCGCCTGCTGGACGTCCAGGAGCTGCTCAGCGACTCCGGTATCGGCCGCGAGATGCACGTCATCGTCGGCCAGGGCCAGCTGGACTCGATCCTGCGCGCCACGCCGGAAGGCCGCCGCGGCTTCGTCGAAGAGGCGGCCGGGGTGCTGAAGCACCGCAAACGCAAGGAAAAGGCGATCCGGAAGCTGGAGGCCACCGAGGGCAACCTGCACCGGCTCGGGGACCTGATCCAGGAGATCCGGCGCCAGTTGAAGCCGCTCGGGCGCCAGGCGGAGGTGGCGCGGCGGGCGGTGACGATCCAGGCCGAGGTCCGGGACGGCCGGGCCCGGCTGCTCGCCGACGACATCGTGCAGGCCCAGTCCGCGCTCGAGGCCGAGCTGCGGGACGAGGCCGCGCTGACCCAGCGCCGGACCGAGACCGAGGAGCAGCTGCGCGCGGCGCGGGAGCTGGAGGCCGAGCTCGAGGACGCGCTCCGCGAGGACGCGCCGGCGCTGCAGGCCGCGCAGGACACCTGGTACCAGCTGTCCGGCTTCGGCGAGAAGATCAAGGGCACGGCGCGGATCGCGGCGGACCGGATCCGCTCGCTGAACGACGAGGCCGAGGAGCCGCGGCCGGGCCGGGATCCGGAGGAGCTCGAGCTGGAGGCGGCCCGGGTCCGCGAGACCGAGGCGCAGATCGAGGCCGAGGTCGAGGCGCACTCCGAGCTGCTGGCCGAGTCGGTCGAGCGCCGCCAGCAGCTGGAGTCCCAGGAGGCCGAGGAGGAGCGCCGGATCTCGGCGCTGATCCGGGCCGCCGCCGACCGGCGCGAGGGCCTGGCCCGGCTGACCGGTCAGGTGAACGCGCTGAAGAGCCGCGCCGCCGCCGCCGAGTCCGAGATCGGCCGGTTGGCGAACAACCGGCGCGAGGCCGAGGAACGCGCCGCGAAGGCGCAGCACGACTTCACCGCGCTGGAGACCCAGGTCGCCGGGCTGGACGCCGGCGAGAAGGGCCTCGACGAGGAGTACGAGGGCGCCCAGGCCGTACTGGACGAGCTGGACGAGCGGCTGGCGAAGCTGCGGGCCGAGGAGCGCGACGCCGAGCGGGAGCGTACCGGTCTGGCTGCTCGTAAGGAGGCGCTCGAGCTCGGTCTGAACCGCAAGGACGGCGCCGGCGCGCTGCTGGCCGCGTCCGAGCAGATCAACGGGCTGATGGGTTCCGTCGCGGCACTGCTGAGCGTACGGACCGGGTACGAGACCGCGATCGCCGCGGCGCTGGGTGAGGCCGCGGACGCGGTCGCGGTGACGCACACGGACGCTGCGCTGCAGGCGGTCAGTCACCTCAAGGAGCACGATCTGGGCCGCGCGGGCATGTTGCTGGGCGATGCTCCGGCCGACGATTACGCGCTGTGGCCGGCGTTGCCGTACGGCGCTTCGTACGCGGTCGATGTCGTGGACTGCCCCGAGAACCTGCGGCCCGCGCTGCGGCGGCTGTTGCGCAAGGTCGCGGTGGTCGACGATGTGGACGCGGCGCGGTCGCTGCTGCGTAACCTGCCCGACCTGATGTGTACGACGCGGGTGGGCGATGTGCTCGGTGCACACTTCGCGTACGGCGGGTCGGATGCGGCGCCGAGCCTGATCGAGGTGCAGTCCGCGGTCGACGAGGCGGCGGAGAAGCTGACCGAGGCGACCGCGCGCAGCGAGCGGTTGCGGTTCGAGCTGCAGGGGCTGGAGGCCGAGCGGGCGCGGCAGAAGGAGTCCGTCGAGATCACGCTGGCCCGGCTGCACGAGTCGGACGCGTCGATGGCCGCCGTCGCGGAGCAGCTGGGGCACTTCGGGTCACTGGCGAAGGCGTCCCGCGGCGAGGCCGAGCGGATGGCCGAGGCGATCGCCGCGGCGGAGGCGGAACGCGACAAGAACCTGTCCGGGCTGGCCGAGCTCGAAGAGCGGCTGATGGACGCCGAGGCGTTCGACGACGACGGCGACGAGCCGGACACGTCGGAGCGCGACCGGCTCGCCGACGCGGCCAAGGCGGGACGTGCGGCCGAGATGGAGGCGCGGCTGGCGCTGCGGACCACCGAGGAGCGGGCCCGGGCGCTGTCCGGCCGGGCGGACTCGCTGGAACGTGCGGCTCGCCAGGAGCGCGAGGCGCGGGCACGGGCGATCGCACGGGCAGCTCGCCGGGCGCGGCAGGCCGAGGCAGCGCAGGCCGTACACCTGGCGGCCGGGCACGTGCTGGCGCGACTGGAGTCGTCGCTGCAGCTGGCGGCGGCCGAGCGGGCGACCATCCAGGCGCAGCGGGCCGACCGGGAGCAGGCGCTGGCGCAGGCCCGCTCCACGACCCGCAACCTGAGCTCCGAGCTGGAGCAGCTCACCAACACCGTGCACCGGGACGCGCTGGCCCGGGCCGAGCAGAAGATGCGGCTGGAGCAGCTGTACGAGAAGGCGCTCGGCGAGCTCGGTATCGAGGTCGACGCGCTGGTCACCGAGTACGGGCCGGATCAGCTGGTGCCGCCGGTGCCCACTCCGGGCGAGGAGCCGGAGCAGGCCGAAGGTGAGCCGTTCAACCGGACCAAGGTCGAGAAGCGGCTGAAGCAGGCCGAGCGGGCGCTGAACCAGCTCGGCAAGATCAACCCGCTCGCGCTCGAGGAGTTCGAGGCGATGGAGGAGCGGCACCGCTTCCTCTCCGAGCAGCTGGACGACCTGAAGAAGTCCAGGCGGGACCTGATGGACATCGTCAAGGAGGTCGACGATCGGGTCGAGCAGGTGTTCACGCAGGCGTACCAGGACGTCGAGGTCGCCTTCGAGCACGTGTTCAGCCGGCTGTTCCCGGGCGGTGAGGGCCGGCTGGTGCTGACCGACCCCGACAACATGCTGACGACCGGTATCGACGTCGAGGCCCGGCCGCCCGGCAAGAAGGTCAAGCGGCTGTCGCTGCTGTCCGGTGGCGAGCGCTCACTGGTCGCGGTCGCGTTCCTGGTCGCCCTGTTCAAGGCCCGCCCGTCGCCGTTCTACATCCTCGACGAGGTAGAGGCAGCCCTGGACGACACCAACCTCGGCCGCCTCCTGGAGATCTACGAAGAACTCCGTGAGAACAGCCAGCTCCTGGTCATCACCCACCAGAAACGCACCATGGAGGTAGCCGACGCCCTCTACGGCGTCACCATGCGCGGCGACGGCGTCTCCGCCGTAATCTCCCAACGAATCCGCGAACCCGAACCGGTCTGA
- the coaD gene encoding pantetheine-phosphate adenylyltransferase: MSKAVFPGTFDPPTVGHLDIVTRAAAAFGELIVATGVNQSKNRLFGPQERIEMLTELVAPFPNARVGTFDGLLVDYCRAEGAGVIVKGLRSAADYDYELQMAQLNRRMTGVDTVFLPTAPENAFISSSWVKEIARLGGDVSTFVTPAVHARLLAKL, from the coding sequence ATGAGTAAGGCCGTTTTCCCGGGCACCTTCGACCCGCCGACGGTCGGGCATCTGGACATCGTCACCCGCGCCGCTGCCGCGTTCGGCGAGCTGATCGTCGCGACCGGGGTGAACCAGTCGAAGAACCGGTTGTTCGGGCCGCAGGAGCGGATCGAGATGCTGACCGAGCTGGTCGCGCCGTTCCCGAACGCCCGGGTCGGTACGTTCGACGGCCTGCTGGTCGACTACTGCCGGGCCGAGGGCGCCGGCGTGATCGTGAAGGGCCTGCGCTCGGCCGCCGACTACGACTACGAGCTGCAGATGGCGCAGCTGAACCGGCGGATGACCGGGGTGGACACGGTGTTCCTGCCGACCGCTCCGGAAAACGCTTTCATCTCCTCCAGCTGGGTCAAGGAGATCGCCCGGCTGGGCGGCGACGTCAGCACGTTCGTGACCCCGGCAGTTCACGCACGGTTACTCGCCAAGCTCTGA
- a CDS encoding M48 family metalloprotease: protein MITPVLLAVLALVLTGPAPAVLARSNWPYRVPRAAVILWQAIALAAVLAALGAGIALSYSIAGRPGEPRFNPSSARDLVAAAILAMTALVVVRLFWAVGRVAVGTRARRKRHRDLVDVLATPDGLIPGLRVLAEETPLAYCLPALRGARVVVSVGALDRLDDGELKAVLAHEQAHLRARHDLVLEEFTALHHAFPRWVRSDVALEQARTLVELLADDDARRRNGPRPLARALVALAGAPAPEAALAAAKSSTVLRVERLAAPAPNERLLSSCTYVAAAALLIIPTITIAAPIVTAIVDAVS from the coding sequence GTGATCACCCCGGTTCTGCTGGCCGTCCTGGCGCTGGTACTCACCGGCCCGGCCCCGGCCGTGCTAGCTCGTTCCAACTGGCCCTACCGAGTCCCCCGCGCCGCTGTCATCCTCTGGCAGGCGATAGCACTCGCAGCCGTACTGGCCGCGCTCGGTGCGGGCATTGCCCTTTCCTACTCGATTGCCGGCCGCCCTGGTGAGCCACGGTTCAACCCGTCGTCAGCACGTGACCTGGTGGCCGCAGCGATCCTGGCCATGACCGCACTGGTCGTGGTGCGACTGTTCTGGGCCGTAGGACGAGTCGCAGTGGGTACGCGGGCCCGTCGCAAACGGCACCGGGACCTGGTCGACGTACTTGCCACACCGGACGGCCTGATCCCCGGACTGCGCGTGCTGGCGGAGGAGACACCACTGGCGTACTGCCTGCCTGCTCTTCGCGGTGCTCGGGTCGTTGTCTCCGTCGGTGCACTGGATCGGCTGGACGACGGCGAGCTGAAGGCCGTACTCGCTCATGAGCAGGCGCACCTACGTGCACGGCACGACCTGGTGCTGGAGGAGTTCACCGCACTGCACCATGCGTTCCCACGCTGGGTACGCAGTGATGTGGCTCTGGAGCAGGCGCGTACGTTGGTGGAGCTGCTGGCCGATGACGACGCGCGACGCCGCAACGGACCACGCCCACTGGCCAGAGCCCTAGTAGCCCTGGCCGGTGCGCCGGCGCCCGAAGCAGCACTGGCCGCGGCCAAGTCTTCCACTGTGCTTCGAGTGGAACGCCTGGCAGCACCGGCGCCGAACGAGCGCCTACTGTCCAGCTGCACGTACGTCGCGGCGGCGGCGCTGCTGATCATCCCTACGATCACGATCGCCGCCCCGATCGTGACGGCGATTGTGGACGCGGTCAGTTAA
- a CDS encoding anti-sigma factor family protein, which translates to MSEHERTQLGAYALGALEPSEIESIDRHLATCAECRAELAELTGLTDVLGAVPPEAFLDGPPDGSDLLLQRTLREVREPQVPVDAPVARRRAPWLLVAAAVVVVAGALGGGVALGRSTAPSGTEPVAGSRQVTTSDTISGAKMATTVEPRSGWTWVQVQVTGLKAGDQCEMVVYDKSGEPWTAGSWLVSEQAAKDGSTFGGGVLVPLDQVQSVEIKTLQGQHVITATL; encoded by the coding sequence ATGAGCGAGCACGAGCGTACGCAGCTGGGCGCCTACGCGCTGGGCGCGCTGGAGCCGAGTGAGATCGAGTCAATCGACCGGCACCTGGCCACTTGTGCGGAGTGCCGAGCCGAGCTTGCTGAACTGACCGGGCTGACGGACGTACTCGGTGCGGTACCGCCGGAGGCGTTCCTGGATGGTCCGCCCGACGGCAGCGACCTCCTCTTGCAGCGGACACTCCGGGAAGTGCGCGAGCCACAAGTACCGGTTGATGCTCCGGTCGCGCGGCGGCGTGCTCCCTGGTTGCTGGTCGCTGCGGCAGTCGTTGTCGTCGCAGGTGCGCTGGGCGGTGGTGTCGCACTCGGTCGGTCGACCGCGCCGAGTGGTACTGAACCGGTTGCCGGGTCGAGGCAGGTGACTACGTCCGACACCATCAGCGGCGCGAAGATGGCGACCACGGTGGAGCCACGGTCGGGCTGGACCTGGGTGCAGGTGCAGGTGACCGGGCTGAAGGCGGGGGACCAGTGCGAGATGGTCGTGTACGACAAGTCGGGCGAGCCGTGGACCGCTGGTAGTTGGCTGGTGTCGGAACAAGCAGCCAAGGACGGAAGTACGTTCGGCGGCGGCGTACTTGTTCCACTCGACCAGGTGCAGTCAGTGGAGATCAAAACCCTGCAGGGACAACACGTGATCACAGCGACGTTGTAA
- a CDS encoding threonine aldolase family protein gives MATTSEDLRERRKNALDNCDRWLSGRRVSVPDQLRQLAEVATDDQTDMYGSGGEVAALEQEVAQLLGKPAAVFMPTGIMAQQAVLRVYADRAATNRVAVHGLAHLLVHELNALEEVHHLRIERMTSEPRQPRPDELAAVPGKLAAVTLELPLRDAGYLLPTWDELVVFSESCAARGVPLHLDGARLWESTPYLEHSLAEIAALASTVYVSFYKVLGGISGAALAGPEDVIAEVRRWQRRLGGNLFSLFPYAVSAREGLRTVLPRMDDLYQRAVEVAMALQSEGFRVFPEPPQTNSFRLYAPRAVDSIERASIERMERTHEALSYSWQPADVPGWSWVEFVTTPNTLDWQVDEIAKAFGELLTR, from the coding sequence GTGGCTACTACCTCCGAAGATCTGCGGGAGCGCCGGAAGAACGCGCTGGACAACTGCGACCGTTGGCTGTCGGGTCGGCGAGTGTCGGTGCCGGACCAGCTGCGGCAGTTGGCGGAGGTCGCTACAGACGATCAGACGGACATGTACGGCAGTGGTGGCGAGGTAGCCGCCCTAGAACAAGAGGTAGCGCAGCTACTCGGCAAACCGGCTGCCGTGTTCATGCCGACCGGCATCATGGCGCAGCAGGCAGTGCTGCGCGTGTACGCGGACCGGGCGGCGACCAACCGGGTAGCAGTGCATGGCCTGGCCCATCTACTGGTGCATGAGCTGAACGCGCTGGAAGAGGTACATCACCTGCGCATCGAGCGGATGACGTCTGAGCCACGTCAGCCACGCCCCGACGAGCTGGCAGCTGTTCCAGGCAAGTTGGCGGCGGTGACGCTGGAGCTGCCGCTCCGGGATGCCGGGTACCTCCTGCCGACGTGGGACGAGCTGGTGGTGTTCTCCGAGTCCTGCGCGGCACGCGGAGTCCCTCTGCACCTTGACGGGGCGCGGCTGTGGGAGAGCACGCCGTACCTGGAGCACAGCCTGGCTGAGATCGCCGCGCTGGCCTCGACCGTGTACGTGTCGTTCTACAAGGTGCTCGGCGGGATCAGCGGGGCCGCGCTGGCCGGCCCGGAGGACGTGATCGCCGAGGTACGCCGGTGGCAGCGGCGACTCGGCGGCAACCTCTTCTCGCTCTTCCCGTACGCCGTCTCCGCGCGCGAAGGTCTGCGGACCGTGCTGCCGCGGATGGACGACCTGTACCAACGAGCCGTCGAAGTCGCGATGGCCTTGCAGAGCGAGGGGTTCCGCGTCTTCCCGGAGCCGCCGCAGACCAACTCGTTCCGCCTGTACGCACCGCGCGCCGTGGATTCGATCGAGCGTGCTTCGATCGAACGAATGGAGCGTACGCACGAGGCGCTGTCCTACAGCTGGCAGCCGGCCGACGTCCCCGGGTGGTCGTGGGTCGAGTTCGTCACCACCCCGAACACGCTCGATTGGCAGGTCGACGAAATCGCCAAGGCGTTCGGGGAACTTCTGACGCGGTAA
- a CDS encoding YceD family protein, giving the protein MIDTHELTRRAGFQREVTFTAAAPVDLGIDVIGVPEGDPIQFDLRLESVVEGVLVTGTASGRLVGECARCLVDIEDEFLADVQELYVYPESDAEPDEASRMEGDLIDLEPVLRDQVVLALPFQPLCTDDCPGLCPECGVRLADEPGHTHQERTDPRWAALDGLLRQDDQKN; this is encoded by the coding sequence GTGATCGATACCCACGAGCTGACACGCCGTGCCGGGTTCCAGCGCGAGGTCACCTTCACGGCGGCGGCGCCGGTCGATCTCGGAATCGACGTGATCGGCGTACCCGAAGGGGATCCGATCCAGTTCGATCTACGGCTGGAATCGGTCGTCGAAGGGGTGCTCGTGACCGGAACGGCCAGTGGCCGCCTGGTCGGGGAGTGCGCGCGGTGCCTGGTCGACATCGAGGACGAGTTCCTCGCCGACGTCCAGGAGCTGTACGTCTACCCGGAGAGCGACGCCGAGCCCGACGAGGCCAGCCGGATGGAGGGCGATCTGATCGACCTCGAGCCGGTGCTGAGGGACCAGGTGGTGCTCGCGCTGCCGTTCCAGCCGTTGTGTACGGACGACTGTCCGGGACTGTGCCCCGAGTGTGGGGTGCGCCTGGCGGACGAGCCCGGGCACACGCACCAGGAGCGGACCGACCCACGCTGGGCCGCGCTTGACGGGTTGCTCCGGCAGGACGACCAGAAAAACTAG
- the rnc gene encoding ribonuclease III encodes MNSVNETGLYAELNQRLGVSLADNLLEHAFTHRSYAYENGGLPTNERLEFLGDSVLGVIVTESLFRNHPDLSEGRLAKLRAAVVNMRALAGVARELKLGKYLRLGRGEEATGGRDKSSILADCVEALIGAVYLDRGFEVAGGVVHRLFDDLMESSARLGAGLDWKTSLQELVAQLGVGVPEYVIAESGPDHAKTFEARVRIGSDTYGHGIGRSKKEAEQQAAETAWKALRAAHPDSVDPSQQP; translated from the coding sequence GTGAATTCGGTCAACGAAACGGGGCTCTACGCCGAGCTGAATCAGCGGCTCGGCGTATCGCTGGCTGACAATTTGCTGGAGCACGCCTTCACCCACCGCTCGTACGCGTACGAGAACGGCGGGTTGCCGACGAACGAGCGGCTGGAGTTCCTCGGGGACTCCGTGCTCGGCGTCATCGTCACGGAGTCGCTGTTCCGAAACCACCCGGACCTGAGCGAAGGCCGCCTGGCCAAGCTGCGGGCCGCGGTGGTCAACATGCGTGCGCTCGCGGGGGTCGCCCGCGAGCTCAAGCTCGGCAAGTACCTGCGCCTCGGCCGTGGTGAGGAAGCCACCGGCGGCCGGGACAAGTCGTCGATCTTGGCCGACTGCGTCGAGGCGCTGATCGGTGCCGTCTACCTGGACCGCGGCTTCGAGGTCGCGGGCGGGGTGGTGCACCGGCTGTTCGACGACCTGATGGAGTCGTCGGCCCGCCTGGGCGCCGGCCTGGACTGGAAGACCTCGCTGCAGGAGCTGGTCGCCCAGCTCGGCGTGGGCGTGCCGGAGTACGTGATCGCGGAGTCCGGTCCGGACCACGCGAAGACGTTCGAGGCCCGGGTCCGGATCGGGTCCGACACGTACGGGCACGGCATCGGCCGGAGCAAGAAGGAAGCCGAGCAGCAGGCCGCCGAGACCGCCTGGAAGGCTCTGCGCGCCGCGCACCCGGACAGCGTGGACCCCTCGCAGCAGCCGTAG
- the mutM gene encoding bifunctional DNA-formamidopyrimidine glycosylase/DNA-(apurinic or apyrimidinic site) lyase, whose amino-acid sequence MPELPEVEVVRRGLAEFTTGRTIDTVEVLHPRPVRRHLAGPEDFASRLKGQVLAEPARRGKYLWLPLTSGDAVLAHLGMSGQFRVQPSGAPDEPHLRVRFRFADGGGEVRFVDQRMFGGLSYAEGGAELPAEIAHIARDPFDPLFDPDSAVAKLRRRRTGLKRALLDQTVVSGIGNIYADEALWRAKLHYARATETMKPFQAKEILAQAYAVMSEALIVGGTSFDALYVNVNGESGYFERGLNVYGQEGSPCPRDGRPIRREPFMNRSSYRCPRCQPVPRHVRW is encoded by the coding sequence GTGCCCGAGCTTCCGGAAGTAGAAGTCGTTCGACGGGGACTGGCCGAGTTCACCACCGGCCGGACCATCGACACCGTCGAGGTGCTGCACCCTCGCCCGGTGCGGCGCCATCTCGCCGGCCCGGAGGATTTCGCCTCCCGGCTGAAGGGCCAGGTGCTCGCCGAGCCGGCCCGCCGCGGCAAGTACCTGTGGCTGCCGCTGACCTCCGGTGACGCGGTGCTCGCCCATCTCGGCATGAGCGGCCAGTTCCGGGTCCAGCCGTCCGGCGCGCCGGACGAACCGCACCTGCGGGTCCGGTTCCGGTTCGCCGACGGCGGCGGAGAGGTCCGGTTTGTGGACCAGCGGATGTTCGGTGGTCTGTCCTACGCCGAGGGCGGCGCCGAGCTGCCGGCCGAGATCGCGCACATCGCCCGCGACCCGTTCGATCCGCTGTTCGATCCGGACTCCGCGGTGGCGAAACTGCGCCGCCGCCGGACCGGCCTGAAGCGGGCGCTGCTGGACCAGACGGTGGTCAGCGGGATCGGCAACATCTATGCCGACGAGGCACTCTGGCGGGCCAAGCTGCACTACGCGCGGGCGACCGAAACGATGAAACCCTTTCAGGCAAAGGAGATCCTCGCGCAGGCGTACGCGGTGATGTCCGAGGCGCTGATCGTTGGTGGTACCAGCTTCGACGCCCTGTACGTCAACGTGAACGGGGAATCCGGCTACTTCGAGCGCGGCCTGAACGTGTACGGGCAGGAGGGATCGCCGTGCCCGCGGGACGGCCGGCCGATCCGTCGCGAGCCGTTCATGAACCGTTCGTCCTACCGCTGCCCGAGATGTCAGCCGGTTCCCCGGCATGTCCGCTGGTGA
- the rpmF gene encoding 50S ribosomal protein L32: MAVPKRKMSRSNTRSRRAQWKTTAPSLVTCVNPACRAKHLQHTVCPNCGQYGAKGERRQVVES, encoded by the coding sequence GTGGCCGTTCCGAAGCGGAAGATGTCGCGCAGCAACACCCGGAGCCGCCGGGCGCAGTGGAAGACGACTGCCCCGTCGCTGGTGACCTGCGTGAACCCCGCCTGCCGCGCGAAGCACCTGCAGCACACCGTTTGCCCGAACTGCGGCCAGTACGGTGCCAAGGGCGAGCGCCGCCAGGTCGTCGAGAGCTAA